Below is a window of Camelina sativa cultivar DH55 chromosome 11, Cs, whole genome shotgun sequence DNA.
AGTATCCGATTGTTTCAAGCCGATTCCACTCCCTCGTTCACAGAAATCCCAACCAGGTTTGCTTTATTAAAACCCCGATTCTGATTTTAATCCGTTTTGAACTTCATCATCGTTTGGGGTTTTTAGCTAGGGTTTAAGGGGTTTGCGAAATTGAAAATGATTCTATTGCTCTGGTCTTGTATATTTACAGTGTCATGATTTAGTTGTGTGTATATGTATGaatgtaaatattttgattgctcTTTAATTGGATGCAACAATATATACTTGAGGAGTTAACATACTCAAATTtggatcctttttttttaaaatggcaGCTTGTTGCAGTTCCAGTGTCGCTCCTAAATCATGCAACTCCAGATTTCAATGTCCTACAAAGGTTTGGCTTTTTCTCGTCTTCCTCGGCTGAACCGAAGGGAAATGGGAGTAACATAGATGTCCCAAAGACTGGTAAAGCTTCTGAGGATGTGGAGGCGGGGAGAGTAACAGGTGAGGTCAAAATTGACTCAGCACATAATAAGAGAGCGATACTTTGTCTTGTTGGTCTACACAAGTTTACTAAAAacaattgagttttttttttctgatttccaGATTCAGAGACTGATTTTGAGAGTTTGTCAAGGGATGATTTGGTGAAGCTTGTGGGTGAGAAGGAACATCTTTTGAAGGTTCAGCGGGAAGACATGATGGAAATGAAAGATGGTTTTCTTCGCAGTTATGCAGAGTTGCAGAATCTAATGGATCGGACAAAACGTAATGCTGAAAGCTCCAAAAAGTTCGCCGTACAGGTTTTTACTTCTCTCTCCAccactcctttttcttcttcttcttcttgattatcAACTCTCGTCTTTTGCTTCATATATAAGCCAGTGctgaatatgttttgttgttgctgcagAACTTTGCCACGAGCCTTTTGTTCGTCGCTGATATTCTTGAAAAAGCTTCTTCGGTTGGCAAACAGAGTTTTTCGGAGATTGACATTTCAAAAGACTCTGCTGGTGCTGCTCCGCTGTTAAAAAACCTATTACATGGAGTGGAGATGACTGAGAAAGAATTAGCACAGGTAAAAAACACTCGTTATATATGTTCATTGAGGTAAAACAAAGATACAATGAGATTTGTGCTGAGAAtgcaattttatatatatatgtaaaaactgcaggtatttaaaaaatatggtttGGTGAAAGAAGTTCCTTTAAATGAACCGTTTGATCCAAACAGACATAACGCAGTGTTTCAAGTCCCGGATGCTTCCAAGCCAGAAGGCACAATTGCTGAGGTCCTAAAGGTACTAAACTATAAAAGAGGTTTGTTCTCTTTCTGATTTTGGCATAACTCTTAATCATATGTTATCTTTGCcattattttgtaactttttggTAATGGTTTGTTTCCATATATGCAGTCTGGATACTCCTTGTACGATCGAGTTATAAGACCAGCTGATGTTGGTGTTACTTGTGCGGTGGAGAATCAAGAAGGCGAGAAAGAGTCTGAAGCTTGAGAAACACAAACAAGGAGACTTAAAAGCTTTGTTTTAACATCTTCatgagttcttttttttagttaatagttCTCTCTTTCTTGCATATTCATTGGAGGAACAAGATTCCCATAAAAGAAGCAGGACATTGCTGCAATCCCAGGGAAACCCTGGTTCTGTAACTTTAGTACTTTACACGAAATTTCATGAGATTATAAAACTGGAATcaaatgtttgataaaaaaaaaaaaaaaaaaaaaNNNNNNNNNNNNNNAAATATGATGGAGCCAGGCTCTTTAGTCTTTGGTAAAAAGACTCAAATCTTACATATCTTATAAGCTTCTTCAAACATACACACTACATACAGACACCTAGAAGACAACAAAGTGCAATAAACGCCTAAAACATGTTACAATATTGAGACATCATTCATCATAAGCTACAACAATACCAAACGCTGAAACCTTTGTTGTTGCTTCATGCTAATCCAATATGATCCTCTTCACTCTTCAGTCCCTTCAGAATTCAGACACAGTCCTAGATTCAAGTTACCAGTTTTTGCTTCCTGCAGAGTAAGAAGAATTAACACAAGCATGAATAACACTCAACACTTTTTCATTAAATTGCTGAACTTAGAATGAAGCTAAGCTAACCTTAGCTTGGTCTGAGTCTGTTATGTTCATGTCAAGCTCAACAGCTTTAGGCAATGGTGATTCAGTGTCGAATTCTTCAGTCTCTTCAATTTCAGAATCCTTAGAAACCACTTTTTCTCTATGCTCAAGCATCGCAATCTACACAAATCAAAACCATTTTCAACTAAATCtcacacaacaacaataaaaagaaccctaatttaatgattttaccCCAAATTTGGGGgaattccaaaaaagaaagaaaactcaCAGGAGCGTATCGGAATCTTCGCTTAGGTGGCTCCTCAGTCTCACCACCGGAACCATTAGCGTCGGAGGCAGTAACCGTCGACGAGGTAAGTGGAGTCCACTTATGGAGAAGTAGATGGTGAGGTGAGTTACTGTTACTGCTGTTGTTACGACCGTTGGATTTAGATGCTCTGAAAACACCGACGGATGAGGTTGAGACACGTAcccacttcttcttccacttccttACACGGCCACTAAACACCGCCGTCGCCGCCGGACCACTGTATCTCGACGACGTCCTGCTCAATCTCGATCCTACACCTTccattactctctctctctctctcttctctctcactcactcaccGCCGGCAAAAAAAATAGTTGCTTTATCTATCAGCTtttaaaacgctgcgttttaagAAGATAATTACACACTGAGATATAGCTggaaaacgcagcgttttgaaGAGATAAATTGCTTTATCTATAAAGAAGTGGCGCTTCCTTTCATTCTCAGAAGCTCTCTTCAGTCTAAGCAGAGAGAGTTGAAGATGGAGCTCTGTGTTATCAGCACCACGATGACGACGGCAGCGAAGGCGATTAATCTGTTTCATCCTTCGATTACAATACGTGTTAGCTCCCGTTTGTTTCAATCAGATAGTGTGTTACAGTTTGGTGGGAGGCTGAAGAAACCAATTAGACCCTTGGAGACGACGATGTCTTGTGTCTCC
It encodes the following:
- the LOC104726067 gene encoding uncharacterized protein LOC104726067 isoform X1; this translates as MLVSRVLSRVSRSAGLRSSLSSSVATQTRNQYPIVSSRFHSLVHRNPNQLVAVPVSLLNHATPDFNVLQRFGFFSSSSAEPKGNGSNIDVPKTGKASEDVEAGRVTDSETDFESLSRDDLVKLVGEKEHLLKVQREDMMEMKDGFLRSYAELQNLMDRTKRNAESSKKFAVQNFATSLLFVADILEKASSVGKQSFSEIDISKDSAGAAPLLKNLLHGVEMTEKELAQVFKKYGLVKEVPLNEPFDPNRHNAVFQVPDASKPEGTIAEVLKSGYSLYDRVIRPADVGVTCAVENQEGEKESEA
- the LOC104726068 gene encoding uncharacterized protein LOC104726068; amino-acid sequence: MEGVGSRLSRTSSRYSGPAATAVFSGRVRKWKKKWVRVSTSSVGVFRASKSNGRNNSSNSNSPHHLLLHKWTPLTSSTVTASDANGSGGETEEPPKRRFRYAPIAMLEHREKVVSKDSEIEETEEFDTESPLPKAVELDMNITDSDQAKEAKTGNLNLGLCLNSEGTEE
- the LOC104726067 gene encoding uncharacterized protein LOC104726067 isoform X2, encoding MLVSRVLSRVSRSAGLRSSLSSSVATQTRNQYPIVSSRFHSLVHRNPNQLVAVPVSLLNHATPDFNVLQRFGFFSSSSAEPKGNGSNIDVPKTGKASEDVEAGRVTDSETDFESLSRDDLVKLVGEKEHLLKVQREDMMEMKDGFLRSYAELQNLMDRTKRNAESSKKFAVQNFATSLLFVADILEKASSVGKQSFSEIDISKDSAGAAPLLKNLLHGVEMTEKELAQVFKKYGLVKEVPLNEPFDPNRHNAVFQVPDASKPEGTIAEVLKVLNYKRVWILLVRSSYKTS